The sequence CGGTGCTGCTGAGGGCATAGGTGCTCATGTAGCAGAGCAGGAACCCGACGCCTTCGCTCCGGAAGCGGTTCCCCACCCGGACCGCTTCCTCCGCCGTGTCCACCAGGCCGCCCGACACCACCGTCACCCCGGCCTGGCGCAGCCTCTCCTCGAAGAAGGCCTGGTGGGCCAATAGCCGCTCCTTGAGGCCCGGGAACTGGTCCCAGTAGAACCAACAGCCGCAGCCGAAGACCCCAAGTCGCAGTTCGCCTCCTCGCCCGACTTCGCTTGCCACTGCCGTCACCAATACCCCCTCCTGGCCCCGGTCGGGTCGCCCGCAGGGGCTCCGACCTCAGGATCGGCGAGAGATCTCCGGCCCCCTTGTTCAGCCCTGGCCCCTCACCTCGCCCACCGAAACCCACGCGCCGTTGTTGGTCGCTGACCTCTGTAGGGCCTCCACCACCCTCTGCGCCTCCTGCCCCTCATTGAAGCCAGGGGAGTACCAGGACATCTCCTCGCGGGCCACATTGTTCAGGAAGTCGTAGGCGGAGGCTACGTGGAAGCGCATCCAGCCTTGAGTGCACTTGGCTCCGGGCAGGGCCCCCTTCTCCGGGTACCGCCCCAGCACCGCGACTTGCTGCCAGCCTCGCTCCCCGCCCAGGGGCTGATCGGGTGGTCGGCCGTCATAGGCATAGAGCCAGTCTGGCTCCATGAGGTTGAACCGTAGGGCGCCCCGGTCGCCGTAGAGCTCGATCCGCAACTCATCCTCGCTCCCTGTGGCGAGACGAGAGAACTCCAGCGTGCCCACGGCTCCGTTCGCCAGCTCCGCCTGGGCCAGGCTGACATCGTCAACATCCACGTGGCTCAGGCCTGCACCATCGGGACGCGGCCGCCACGGGATGAAGGTGCGTTGGAGGCACGCCACCGAGCGGAACTCGCCCCAGAGGGCCCGCACCAGGTCCACCGCGTGCACCCCCAGGTCCATCACCGCCCCGCCCCCGCTACGCTTCCGATCCAGGCGCCATGAGTGGGGACGCTGCGGGTCCACGTACCCGGAGTGGAGATAGGCGGCCCGGAACTGCAGCGGACGCCCCAGGAAACCCTCGGCGATCATCTGACGCGCTCGGCGAATGGCAGGCACGAACCTGTACTGGAAGGTCATCTGGCACACCGACGTGGTGCCGGCGGCCGCTCCAGCCACCTCCTCCGCCTGAGCCAGATTCAGCGCCAGCGGCTTATCGCAATACACGTGTTTGCCCGCCGCCAAGGCAGCCAAGACGATCTCCCGATGAGCATCGTTGGGAGCGCAACAGCTCACCACCTGCACGTCGTCGCGCTCCAGGAGTTCCTGGTAGTCTGTAGTCACCAGCTCGAAGCCACCCTCCCTCCGCACCCGGTCCGCACTCTCCTCGGTGGCCGTGCTGACGCCCACCAGCCGCACCCGAGGAGCTCCCGGGTAGGTCCAGGGAACAGAAAGATAGGCGAGCGCGTGTATCCTGCCGATGAACCCGTATCCCACTATCCCAACACCGATCTCAGCCATAGCGTGAGCCTGCACCTCCGCCTTGCGCCCAGCGCGATTCCCAGCTACCGGTAACCTATCCTTCCGCATCCCGTCTGTCCAGCCGCAACAACGTGGCGAAAGCACGCTTCTCGCAGCGCCATCCGTCTCGCCCATCTGCCCATTGGAGGCACAATGGCGCCCAGTTTCCCGCCTGTTGGCATTGATGGCGGGTGCCATCTTGACTATCATGTAGACTGTGCCTTCGTGCCGGGAGCGCTGTGCCCGATGGCTGCCACCGCTTGGAGGGTAGGCGATGGTGACCGTCGCTGGCACAGCACCTGTCGGCGCTCGGCACACTCTGCCTCGTGACCCGCCCATGGGTGCCTCTGACAGGCACTCGCCTTGGGTCTACGCGTCTGCTCTTTGGCTTCGGCCACGGCAGGCGCGCCCCGGACTGCCGCCTGTTCTAGCCGGCGGGCCTGTTGCTCCCACCGTGGGGCACGGCATCCGCCACGTGACCCGCTGAGTACGGACGTCGTCGCTGCCCGCCCGGGGCGCCGCCGGTGGCGTCTGCGACGCATCGCCAAGGCGCCATGGTTGTCGCTCCTCTGGCTGGGCTACCGCCCGCGGCATCGAATCCTCGACTGCCGCCCAGT comes from Anaerolineae bacterium and encodes:
- a CDS encoding Gfo/Idh/MocA family oxidoreductase, giving the protein MAEIGVGIVGYGFIGRIHALAYLSVPWTYPGAPRVRLVGVSTATEESADRVRREGGFELVTTDYQELLERDDVQVVSCCAPNDAHREIVLAALAAGKHVYCDKPLALNLAQAEEVAGAAAGTTSVCQMTFQYRFVPAIRRARQMIAEGFLGRPLQFRAAYLHSGYVDPQRPHSWRLDRKRSGGGAVMDLGVHAVDLVRALWGEFRSVACLQRTFIPWRPRPDGAGLSHVDVDDVSLAQAELANGAVGTLEFSRLATGSEDELRIELYGDRGALRFNLMEPDWLYAYDGRPPDQPLGGERGWQQVAVLGRYPEKGALPGAKCTQGWMRFHVASAYDFLNNVAREEMSWYSPGFNEGQEAQRVVEALQRSATNNGAWVSVGEVRGQG